In Nymphaea colorata isolate Beijing-Zhang1983 chromosome 3, ASM883128v2, whole genome shotgun sequence, a genomic segment contains:
- the LOC116250208 gene encoding cytochrome P450 81Q32-like — MEFLCTPPILVLFFSAILAISFKFLLKDRLPKNLPPSPPALPIIGHLHLLKKPLYRSLADLSAKHGPTLSLRLGSRLALIVSSPDLVEECFTIHDIAFANRPRLLAGRYMGYNYTTMGWSSYGPHWRNLRRIATLEVLSSARLQAFAGLRRDEVQCLLRQLFEESDPAGFTQVDLSSMVSALAFDTIVRMVTGRRWYGKGVAGSEESKRFVAVIKEAMALQGAVSIGDYIPALRWLDLQGMERQMKDCYNRREVLFQGLVDEERSKRRGGDGVDGGSDAGDSRGSLVDFLLSLQENEPEYYTDQLIKGVMVVMLAAGTDTTATTLDWAIALLLNNPDVLKKARDELDARVGTDRLVEESDLTNLTYLHCIVKETLRLYPAGPLLLPHELGEDCNIGGYDIPRGTILFVNAWAIHRDPKLWPEPTRFIPERFSGLEEKDDGFKMIPFGFGRRKCPGSGLAMKVVQFALAGLIQCFEWERVGREEVDMAEGVGLTLTRANPLHVLYRPRHSMVKVLSHL; from the exons ATGGAGTTCCTGTGCACTCCCCCTATCCTCGTCCTCTTCTTCTCAGCAATTCTAGCAATCAGCTTCAAATTCCTGCTCAAAGACAGGCTACCTAAGAATCTCCCACCCTCCCCACCAGCTCTGCCCATAATCGGCCACCTCCATCTGCTGAAGAAGCCTCTGTATCGCAGCCTCGCCGACCTCTCCGCCAAACACGGGCCGACTCTCTCCCTCCGCCTCGGATCCCGCCTCGCCCTCATCGTCTCCTCCCCCGACCTCGTCGAGGAGTGCTTCACCATTCATGACATCGCCTTCGCCAACCGCCCCCGTCTCCTCGCCGGCCGATACATGGGCTACAATTATACCACCATGGGGTGGTCCTCCTACGGCCCCCACTGGCGCAACCTCCGGCGGATCGCCACCCTCGAAGTGCTTTCCTCCGCCCGACTCCAGGCCTTCGCCGGCCTCCGCCGTGACGAGGTCCAGTGTCTCCTGCGCCAGCTGTTCGAGGAGTCCGACCCTGCTGGGTTCACGCAGGTGGATCTGAGCTCGATGGTGTCCGCCTTGGCATTCGACACGATCGTCCGGATGGTCACCGGAAGACGGTGGTATGGGAAAGGCGTGGCGGGATCGGAGGAGTCGAAGCGGTTCGTGGCCGTCATCAAGGAGGCGATGGCCTTGCAAGGAGCGGTGAGCATCGGTGATTACATACCAGCGTTGAGATGGCTGGACCTGCAGGGGATGGAGAGGCAGATGAAAGACTGCTATAATAGGAGGGAGGTGCTGTTTCAGGGTTTGGTGGACGAGGAAAGGAGCAAGCGTCGTGGTGGCGATGGCGTAGATGGTGGAAGCGACGCCGGAGATTCAAGGGGCAGCCTTGTCGACTTCCTTCTTTCCCTGCAGGAGAACGAGCCGGAATACTACACCGATCAGCTTATCAAAGGGGTCATGGTG GTAATGCTGGCTGCCGGAACCGACACAACAGCGACGACACTGGACTGGGCAATAGCTCTGTTGCTGAACAACCCGGATGTGCTGAAGAAGGCCAGAGACGAGCTTGATGCTCGAGTCGGCACTGACAGGCTTGTGGAAGAGTCCGACCTTACCAACTTGACCTACCTCCACTGCATAGTGAAGGAAACTCTCAGGCTCTACCCTGCAGGCCCGCTCTTGCTTCCTCATGAGTTAGGGGAGGACTGTAATATTGGGGGTTACGACATTCCACGCGGCACAATACTGTTCGTGAATGCATGGGCCATCCATCGAGACCCGAAGCTGTGGCCGGAGCCGACAAGGTTCATCCCGGAGAGGTTCAGCGGGCTGGAAGAGAAAGACGATGGTTTCAAGATGATCCCCTTTGGGTTCGGCCGGAGGAAGTGCCCGGGCTCAGGGTTGGCCATGAAGGTTGTGCAGTTTGCCCTCGCTGGGCTGATCCAATGCTTCGAGTGGGAGAGAGTTGGGAGAGAAGAGGTTGACATGGCTGAGGGTGTGGGGCTAACGCTGACGAGGGCAAACCCACTGCACGTTCTGTACAGACCACGCCACTCAATGGTCAAAGTGCTCTCTCATCTGTAG